TATTTAGATATGCCAGTTCTTCAACATTATTGGTGGGTAACAAAGCGATTTTTGAAAGGCTTTTGGGTTCCACCGGAAAGTTGGCCCGAGAACAGTCCACTGCTAAAAGGTACAATGAACAGCTACTATACGGTTTGGCTGTGCAATCAGAAGCTCACTCCAAAGTATCGGGAGTATGTACATAAAGCTAAGAAAAGCAAGCGAGTCTATCATCTTCGGTCGCCTAAACAGGTGAAAGATTTTTATCGAGTTATTGAACTAGAATTCACACAATAAAGGTTATTTGTGGTGTTCCAAAACCTCAAACAGCTATCCGCTGTTCCAAATCTACATAAGAGGTTGCCTATCCGATGAGGTTGAGGGGCAATAGTGTGTGCTCCAACTACACATCACGGCAGTGGACTACCGCAACCCGCTAGTGCTGAGTTTGAGGTTACTTTCTAGCGCTACATTTTGCCGTTAGCCATTTGAACTTTTGCATAGTGCTTCGGAATAGTGCATTAACCCAAAATGTAAGCTCCCCATCACGATCGCCAACGGCAGCATGAAGAGGGGGATCATCCCCAAACCTAACCCATTGGCTAGCCAACCTATACCGGTAGGAATGAGAGCCGCTCCAACGCTGGCGGCACTCGTGGCAAAACCAATAGCCGCAGGAACAAGGGCTTCTGGCAAACATTTTGGCATCAGCCAGATGATGGCGGGAAAGATCGCCGCCAGGGCAAAGCCAATTAACGGCAGACTCAACCCCTGATCGGGTAACTGCCACCAGGCCAGCAACCCGATCGTGAGCAGTATGAGGGACATGCTGATGGTGCAGATGGCTCCCAGCGATCGCAAAAAGTAACCCAGCATGAAGCGTCCTAGGGTGAGTCCCATCCAGTAAGCGCTCACGCTGTATCCCGCCACCAGCGGAGGGGTTGAGCGGGCAATGACCTGTACGGAATAGGCCCAGTTACTGAAGGAGGCTTCGATGCCGACATAGACCAGTAAGAACGCCCCAAATAAAAGGACTAGTGGCGTTTGGAGGGCTTGCCTGAAATTGCCCCAGGACGGAGATTGCCCAGTCGATGGCGGCTTTAACAGCGGTGGGTAGCGATAGAGTAGAGCACTGAGCACCCCCACCAGCAACAGGCTGATGAGTCCTGCCAGCACTCCATAGACCTGCCGCCAGCTCATGCCCAGGGCTAACAGGGTGGTGGCGATCGCAGGCCCTGACAGGGCTCCAATGCCGTAGAACCCGTGCAGCATACCAATTAAATGGGCAGTGTGGGAATCTTGCACAATGACAGTATTCACCCCGGC
Above is a window of Candidatus Obscuribacterales bacterium DNA encoding:
- a CDS encoding MFS transporter, translated to MGSPTKPHHKPLAPLWIGVAIYFYAFIAIGIAEAGLGVLLPSILVAYNLTPATVTLLFVSQISGYIMAALTSSWVSSRLGLGRMLLLAASLLVLALLTYALSPAWWLMVATGTLLGLGIGLIDAGVNTVIVQDSHTAHLIGMLHGFYGIGALSGPAIATTLLALGMSWRQVYGVLAGLISLLLVGVLSALLYRYPPLLKPPSTGQSPSWGNFRQALQTPLVLLFGAFLLVYVGIEASFSNWAYSVQVIARSTPPLVAGYSVSAYWMGLTLGRFMLGYFLRSLGAICTISMSLILLTIGLLAWWQLPDQGLSLPLIGFALAAIFPAIIWLMPKCLPEALVPAAIGFATSAASVGAALIPTGIGWLANGLGLGMIPLFMLPLAIVMGSLHFGLMHYSEALCKSSNG